AGCGGAATGACTTTAAGCAGTGCACTTGGTTTCTCAGCCTCCctctcctcatttgtaaaatgttgaAGGGAGCTGAATtcgttttatacatatatattactgtACCGATATTATAATTTGTAAGGATCACTTAAAACCAGAAATGAGAATACGGCAATAATATGGAGTTGAAAACTTTTATGCTTGGGTCCCACAAGTCTAAATATAAAACCctactgcaggggcacctggctggctctgtcagtacagcatgtgactcttgatcttagggtccaGAGTTTAAGCCCCAGGTTGGACATagagctcatttttaaaaataaatgtgtaaataataaaatggggatgacaataacatttatttaaaaaacctactgcattggggtgcttgggtggctcagttggtcaggcgtccgacttcggcccaggtcatgatcccgtacttggtgggttccagccccgcgtagggctatgtgctgacagctcggagctccgagcctgcttcagattctgtgtctctctccctctaccccttgcctgcttgcactctgtctcaccaaaataaataaataaataaataaataaataaataaataaataaataaataaataaataaaccctactGCATTTACTAGTTGTGTAATCTCAAGCAAGTGTCATCatcttcatctttttgttttaacttacgaaaattttcaaacatactcaaaatggactaaattaaaacaatatgttaATCACAAGCTTAAGCAATTTACAACGTTTTGCTAATACCGTTTCATTTTCCCTCCTCAACACTTTTTTCGCCCCTAaggtattttaaagtatttgggGGCAAgttgtttttaaagctttctgtgcttcagttttctcatctaggaAATGAAGGTTTTAATATCCAGTTCCCGGCGTAGAAcggtaattattattatttatagtgGTATCTACGTGTTTCGCCCCTCTGAGGCGTAAAAGCACTTTGCGCTGTGGCGCGCCCAGCTCAAGACGAAGGTGTAAACAGCCAGGGGGACCGCTCGCTAAGACTGCGACCGCCCCCTTCAGGCAGCCCCCTGCAGAACCTCGCGGCCCGAACGAGGATTGTCCCTCGCAGCCTCCCGTCGCCGCGCGCGAAAACGAAGGGGCGGGAACAGGAAATGGGATAGGACAGAGTTCCGGGTGCCGGGCAGCCGCTGAGAGAAGCAGAACGTGGTAGTTGGTAGTGCAAAAAGGAAAGCCGGCATGTTCCGAATCGAGGGCCTCGCGCCGAAGCTGGACCCCGAGGAGATGAAACGGAAGATGCGCGAGGATGTGATCTCCTCCATACGGAACTTCCTCATCTACGTGGCCCTGCTGCGAGTCAGTGAGTGTCCTTCCAGGCTGCGGCCGTGAGACTAGCGGGAAGCTCGCGGACACCACCCACCTAACTGTGGTCCTATAGTCCTTGGGGGCCCTTGAGCGGAGTGAACTGGGCGGTCGCAGGGAGCGTGGGACATGCGCGTCGAGAGTGGCGGGCGCATGCGTGGCTTAGGGTCTGCGGGTCGGGGTCTGGGTACAGAAGTGCACGCGGTGGTCCGGACTGCGAGGGTTATCGTCCAGCTTCGCCCTGCCTTAGGAGAGCTTGAAGTGAAAGAGCCTCAAGGGattatacccccccccccccattccttaGCGGCTCCCACGTTTTGTAGACAGAAACGGAGATCTAGAGCAGAGAAATGGCTGGCTCAAGGTCACTCAGCGATTCAGTGAATGATCTTGGTCTAGAATCTAGAGCTCCTACTACCAGGTTTCCTCCCTTCAGTGCTGATCTCTGAAATACAAGAAGTTTTGCTTGTTAATACACAGGGTGAAATAAATAATTgcggtgttttgttttggtttttaaggaATGAGAATAAAAGGATAGGAGTTTATagcattaataataatacctgaAGGCttatttgaatttatgtttgGCAGAAACTTGTTTGACAGCGCTGTGAAGGAGGCCGGGCCAGAGATTCTGTATATCCCTTTTGCAAGTGAGAACTCACCCTTTAAAGGGGGTCTTAACGCAAAACATCAGCGTTAAAGGCACACTGAATATTAGATTTGGGCTTTGTAGGTCACTTCTGTAGTTTTATTGATACGCATCTCAAAAGTTatttgctcacacacacataccccgTTCTCAGTTCAGTACTCTTCATTGCACCTTGCTGTGTATTGCTGGCAGGGATGAAGGCATTCCAAGGTCACCCTGTGGAAGGCTCACGTTGGGCCTAGGCCAGAGCTCCTGAAGCCTGCCTGGTAACCCTTTAGTGACTATGCTACTACTCTGCTTCCCCAGGAGAGGGAGCCCTGCTGAATAGAAACTCCCAAGTCGTCCTCCTTCAACAGCTTTTTGCAACTCCCAACTTAACTTTCTCCTCTTACCTTTTTTTTGTTGACTTAGCTGCCAGTAAAATACTTGTTTCTTTTCAGTCACCTTTGTATCTGATAtgaattggttttcttttaaaaaacttacagaATACTGTTCCACATTGCCACTCTTAAAATTGAGATGTACTTCATAATATAtggttcacccatttaaagtgtacagttcaacctaagtgtctaccaataaatggataaagatgtgtgtctacagtggaatattacttagccataaaaatgaaaccttgccatttgcaacaaccatGGATGGACCTataggttattatgctaagtgaaatcagagaaGGATGAATgccatgattccacttatatgtggaatctttgaaaacaaatgaacagggcacctgggcggctcagtcagttaagcatctgactttggctcaggtcatggtcttgcagtttgagttcaaacccacatcaggctctctgctgtccacagagcctgctttgagtcctctgtccccctctgtctctgcccttcccctgcttgcgctcactctctcaaaaacaaataagcattaaaaaaaacaaatgaacaaacaaaacagaaacagactcataaatagacaaactggtggttgccagtgggGAATAGGATAGGGAATAGACAAAATAGGGggaggggattaaaaggtacaaacttgtaGTTATAAAAGAAGTCACAGGGATGCaatgtacagcatagagaataatactataataatttCTTGTGGTTGTGAATCACTTtgatgtatacctgaaactaatagggatactgtatgtcaattatactttaatttaaaataaaagcaatttaaaaataaagtgtataatGAATGGTTCTTAGCATGGTCAGAGTTTGCAATCATCACTACgatccattttagaacattttaactCTAAAGTGAACTCCATGCCCATTAACTGTTCActactttcccctttccctttcccttggcagccactaatctactttccatgtttatggatttgcctattctggacatttcataccaATGGAATTGTAGAGTATGTGActttttgtgtctagcttatttcactttccatgatgttttcaaagttcatccatattATAACGTGTAttagtatttccttcctttttattgccaaataacattccattgtgtggatatgccacatttttatccattcacctgatGGATGTTACAGTTTTGTCTGATAAGAATTAGTAGAGATACCTGGGAATATTGCCACCTTTGTCAGCCTTCAACAGATCTCAATGTCTTCAgtttaatatttacaatatgtTTTATTACTTTCGTTATGGGTATTGAGAAGATACTTCTGGCAGCTCTTTTGGCCACACAGCCtcctccccttttttaaaaaatttaatttattgtggtaaaatttatcatcttaaatatttttaagtgtgtagtttAGTGGTATTGAATACATGCataatgttgtacaaccatcaccatccatctctagaactctttatcttgtaaaactgaagCTTTGTCTCTATGATTTTTGACATCTCTTTAAGGAtctcataagtggaatcatacagtatttgtctttttctaaatgGCTTATTCCAGTTCACCTAGGGTCcctaaggttcctccatgtcatagcatatgtcagaatctctttttaagactgagtaatattccgtcgTATACCATTTTTGCTTCTCCAGTCATCTGTTTTTggatttgggttgcttctacattttagctactgtgaataatgctgctctaacATGGATCTACAGATaaccctatttttaatttcctaggACCCACCATACTCTGATCCAAAGCAGttgtaccattttccattcccacaaacagtgcacaagggttccaagttttccacatccttgccgacagtttgattgtagccatcctaataggtgtgaggtggtaggtcactgtagttttaatttgcattttcctagtgACTAGTAATGTTAAACCTCTTTTCGTGTGCTTATTTTGGCCacagcgctttttttttttttaactttttttttcaacgtttatttatttttgggacagagagagacagagcatgaacgggggaggggcagagagagagggagacacagaatcggaaacaggctccaggctctgagccatcagcccagagcctgacgcggggctcgaactcacgggccgcgagatcgtgacctggctgaagtcggacgcttaaccgactgcgccacccaggcgccccaggccacAGCGCTTTTACACAGGACAATAATATCACTTCTTTAGCTCCCTatgacagcatttttttttctagacatttCTGTGTGTACCATCCTACCAGACCCCCATAAGTACTGAAgtaggactggggcacctggttggctcagtcggttaagcatctggctcttgatttcagctcaggtttctGGCTCCGGGCTgggcgtggagcctccttaagagtctctctctgctcctactccATGggtgcacacacattctctctctctctgaactgaAGTAGTTCACCTATATCATAGGTGATCTGGATTGCATAAGTGATATATAGCTAATCATTGGGAGAACCTAAATGTGTGTCTGGCTCTCCTCATTACCTAGTTAAGTGTTTTCTCccactttctgccttttttcaAATAGGTTTTAAAAGGTGGAAAATGCCAATTTGTTTCTTCAAGTGTTTTGTTCCTTTGATAGTTAAATTACCCAGAATAAAAAAATGTCCTTTGAAAGAGGATTGAATTTACTCTTTATGGCCCTATGAGGGAGAACTTCCTAGAGAAAAGATTTTATACAGTGTAAGAAAAACTTAGAATAGAGCTTCATGACACTGGAAAGACAGGGGGTCTCTTACTGGGTTGTGCAGGCCATCGTTTGGagtcacttaaaaaatgtattgaactAAATCCAAATCTGTAAGATTTTCCCCCCAGTCTTACAAATTCCATAATATAACTTATGGGCTGATAGATCTGAAATTctggatgtttatttttctttcagcaccttTTATCCTAAAGAAACTGGATAGCATATGAAGATGAACATCACATGTGAATGCATGATAAGAGGAACCCGGTTACAACTTCTACTTCTATCTGCAAATGAATAGGCCCCGGAAGATGTAAGAGACTCTGAATGGACATAAAAATTCTACTAATTAAGAACAAGTTTGGCCTCTGGTAACTGACCTtcatagctaaaatttaaaactgcttGAGAAGTAAAGACATTTTGTGGTGATGGTACACCCATATGCTTGTGATGTTTAGCCTCTGTGAATGTTGATATAATTAATTGTAAGTAATGTTAAACTCCATTTTTTAGCAAGTATAAATTATAAGGGAATTATGTCTGCAATAGCACTGTCTTGTTAGTCATTTCTGTTTACCTTTTTACTTCTGTCTGGAATATATTTGTTGAAGAGTTCCTTTTGATTAGTTATATTTTACAGAAGCCAGCACACAGCCACAACAACATTTAAGCCCAGGACCATTagtctatatttttaattaaaataccaactaagaaaaaaattggattttatttctcttaacctGCTTTTTGCTGCAGACCAACAATCACTGGTGAGACCTCTTTAATATTGTTTATTACAAACTACGTTAATTTGAGTTACTCTTGTTTTGGACTGGAGGATTTGCTAATGCTGATAgagtgaaattattttattaagcaGTCTTTGTGAAAGGCAACATTACTGCTTGAAGCTGGGAATATATAGTTCCACCAAAGGAAAAAATTGCTATAATTTAAGTCAAATAGTTCTCTAAGTTTGTTAGGGGAAGAGGACAGTCCTTAACTTTCTTTGTAGAGGCAACTTACATTCACCTCTTTTTAGGTAACTAAATTAGGTAGCTATATTGGTATATTTAGGTAACTATATTTACTTTTGTCTTTGAATAGCATGTTAGTATTGGtactttgtgatttttctgttgTAGACATTGCCTACTGACTTCTCTTTCCTATCCTTACCTCCAGCGCTCTTAcctcttctcatttcttcttctttccaatGTACTTATTTGTGTGCTTTCGTTTGAATTAATTTCATGAGGACTCTAAatgccagttttctttttttaatgtttatttttgagagagagagcgtgcacatgcgggggaagggcagatagagaggaagacagaattccaagtaggctttgtgtcatgagcatggagcctgactcagggctccaacccactgACCCTGAgatgaccttagccaaaaccaggaaggagttagatgtttaactgactgagccaggcgcccatgtttgttttccttcctgtaCATCTTTCTGGTTTTCCGAGGCTTCATTTTCTATGAACTTAAAAACTGAATCAGCTAGACTCTTTGCCATATATCTACATTGTTCACAGTGTTCAGTTTCATCAAGCGTGCTGTTTCGTCTTCCCGATTAAGTCTTTACTGGGGCTTTCTGACCTGTCTCAGTCTGGGCTATAGTCGCCTGTGCCTGATGGATGGCTCTATTCTGGGATCTCCCTTTACCACAATCCTGGGAattccttttccttgttttccaTGTTGGAtcttttgtttctgtatcttgtaTCTTGTTTATCTCCTGTCCAGTATGCATTTGCTCACTGAGTCTCTGTATTGAGTACAGTACCTGTGCCCATAACTGCCTGGCGGCATCCCACAATCCAAAGAACCCTCTATTTTACCCTTTTCAGAAAGTAAACTTCTGATTTGGGGAGGGAGCTAGGGAAAAGAGGCTGCTTAACTGTAAGTTGCAGAGAGCATTCTGAATACTTAAACCTTCAACCAGTTCTCACTTTAGTGCCTACCCCTTCATTCCTACTTCCAAAGGTCTATGAAGGCACCAGTTTCTGAACCTTTTAAGGATTCTGTGATGTgaattgagttgtttgttttgcttttctactGCTGACTCAGGATTCAGTTTTCTTGGGTCTACCATGTTAATTACTACTTGTCCATCCGCTTTCCAACTTCTTTTTGATGTtatctcctcttctctttttccattcatttaggttcatggcttaaaacaaaaatctttgctGTCATTAAATGGAATTTTGGGAGGGAATGGAAGTAGGTGCATGTGCTCAATCTACCATCTTTACCTGAACAGCATGTATTTCTACCCTGTGATGCTGTGTTTCATGTTAGTAATTTATGTCCATTCCTGACCTAAAGAGGTACAGTATTTAGCACCATGGTCACAATCACTGACTCTAAAGACATGCAGACCTGATTTTGAGTCCTGATTCCGACAGTCAGGAGATGGATGCCTTTTAGCAAGTAAACCGCTATATCTCATCCTCTTTACCTGTAAGGTTAGCATAGTAGGAACATTTGTCCACTTCAAAGTGTATAAGCGTAAGGTAAGAGAATGCAAGAGGAGCAGTTAGCACCATGCCTGACATTTGGTAAGTGCTATTTATTGTTAATGGTTAGTGTTTGGTATAAGGTGGTTAGAAGTGATTTGTGCTGGCATTCACTGCATTAGTAGGcttcattcatattttcagatGCTGTGAGATAGCATGCTTATATTCTAATTCTATATAAACTTCAACAGTCAGTGTtaatgccattttacagatggagttTGAGACTCTGGAAGATTTGATGGCTAATAAGTAGGTTTAGGGGCTTTTAATGGATGTTGATTATGCTCTATCCTTAAGTGCTTTTCTTGGAATATGTTGATTGTTACCCTGAATTCCAGCATATGTTCAGGCtagaataaaggaaaagtgaTGGTGCAGTTTTTTATGACTGACTTCTTAAAATTCAggccataggggcgcctgggtggcgcagtcggttaagcgtccgacttcagccaggtcacgatctcgcggtccgtgagttcgagccccgcgtcgggctctgggctgatggctcagagcctggagcctgtttccgattctgtgtctccctctctctctacccctcccctgttcatgctctgtctctctctgtcccaaaaataaataaaaacgttgggaaaaaaaaattaaaaaaaataaaataaaattcaggccATAAACTCCCTGGTTTTGGGAGGGCAGACTAATACTTACAACAAACAGTTCAGAAATAGTAGAGCAGACAACAGTTGGCCATGTGTATATATTTGGCTTGAACGtgtaataaaaaatagtaaagaacCATAGCAGATTTGAGTTTTGTAAACTCTTAAAATGGAGCATAGAAAGAAATGCAGATAATTGAGAGAAAATGTTACTCCACAAACAAGTTTCATAAGGGATATGAACTGAGAATTTTGCTCCTAAATTAGGTTAGTGTTCTTCCTGGTACcaacaagttttctttttaaactgttttatcACTGCTCTTTGAAATTCTTCTGTGAAGTTAGCATTTCAGTTACGGTGTGTTCGTAGTTTATAGGTGGGCAAAATTGGGCCTAGATTTGGAAGGAAGAACAAGTGTAGGAatctgaacttttttctttttcccctcctttgcTTGAGCTAAGCATCTCTCTTTAGCTATGACATCAGGCACCAGAGAATGTTGTGGATAGTATAGAAAGGAATTGAGCTagacattttactttattttgctaTCACTTGATGACTTGATAAATTCTACATGTAGCTTCGGTCATCAAAGAAGCCACTAAAGCAGGAATTGGCAGACTTTTTCTGTTAAAGGTCAAATGGTAAATACTCCAGACTttgtgagctctgtgctgtcggctctTCTGTAGTAGTGTAAAACAGCcagaggcaggggcgcctgggtggctcggtcggttaagcgtccgacttcggctcaggtcatgatctcaccatccgtgagttcgagccccgcgtcgggctctgtgctgaccgctcagagcctggagcctgtttcagattctgtgtctccctctctctctctgcccctcccctgttcatgctctgtctctctctgtctcaaaaataaataaatgttaaaaaaaaaaaaaaaaaaatcagccagagGCAATGTGTGCACCACTGcagctgtgagccatcagcagcCAGCACTCAAAAGGTGCTGGGGGAATGAGTACCTTGGTCCTAAAGTTGAGATCTAAGTCGTTCACCACAACATCCACCATAGTCCTCTTGAATCCTTACTCTCCCCATGTACTGTGCcatttctctgttccctttcACAGTTAAACACCTCAGTAAAGTGCTCTATATTTTCATATCCTTTCTCTGGTGATCTCCTGAACCCATTCCGGTTAGGCATGCATCCCCAGTGATCCTCTGAAACTGCTCTTTGTCAAGGTTAACACTGACCTGTCTCACCCGATCTGCAGCACTCAACACTATTTCATTATTGTAACCACCTTGTGGGCCTTCCATAATACGAATTTCCTGATTTTCCTTCTTGCCACCCTTTCTAGTTCACTCATCCACTCTTTAAATGCTTTAGTAGGTTTCCCTTCATTTCTGACCTGAAACTTGCAATACCTCAGGCTTCAGTCCTCAGACCTCCTCTATTTACAGCATAGATACTGCTGActctcctgcttaaaattctccagTGGTTTTCGATGTCACTCAGTAAAAACCACAGTCCTTCTGGTTGCCCACAAGGTTCTATACAATCTGGTCCTCATTACATCTCTGATCTCGTCTTTTATGACTCTTCCATCCTTCACTGCATTCCAGCTacactggtctccttgcttccccaaactcacaagctgctacctcagggcctttgcactggccatTTCCCCTGTGTGGAATGCCCTTCCCTTAGATTTTCAACtgcctcactccctttctctcaggtCTCTGcttaaatggcattttttttagtGGGGCCTTTCCCAGCTCTTTTATAAGTTATAGGATTTTTCAACTTGTGAAAATCCAGCAAGTTGTACGCTTACTGACTTTTTTTCCATAGTTAAATtgtatttcaaaaacatttttttaactacaaCCTCTCCAGCACTCTATAacccccttctttattttccttaatggcatttaagatatttttccttatttatgttGTTAATTGTCTCTGTCCATTAAGTATGTGCTTGATGAGAGTAGGGATTTCATCTATTACGTTCACTGTAGTATCTTAGTATCTAGAAGACTGCCTGGTACC
The Prionailurus viverrinus isolate Anna chromosome D4, UM_Priviv_1.0, whole genome shotgun sequence genome window above contains:
- the TOMM5 gene encoding mitochondrial import receptor subunit TOM5 homolog, producing the protein MFRIEGLAPKLDPEEMKRKMREDVISSIRNFLIYVALLRVTPFILKKLDSI